The sequence TCCGATGGGATGGTAGAAAAAACATTGAGAATTCTTTGGAGGTTATAAATAATGGCTTATCAACCAGACAGAAATCGCTATGAAACAATGACATATAACCGGTGCGGCAATTCAGGTCTTAAGCTGCCGGCAATTTCCCTGGGCCTTTGGCACAATTTCGGCGGCCAGGATACTTTTGAGAATGGCCGAGCATTAATCAGAAGAGCTTTTGATCTTGGCATCACACATTTCGATCTTGCGAATAATTATGGTCCCCCACCAGGATCAGCAGAGGAGAACTTTGGCAATATTCTTAGGAAGGATTTTTCAGGATACCGAGATGAAATGGTCATTTCAACAAAAGCAGGATATGGCATGTGGGCGGGTCCGTATGGTGACTGGGGTTCAAGAAAGTACCTCGTATCCAGCCTGGATCAGAGCCTGAAAAGGATGGGACTTGATTATGTGGATATCTTCTACCATCACAGGCCTGACCCGGAAACTCCATTAGCAGAAACCATGATGGCACTTGACCATGTTGTCAGACAAGGAAAGGCCTTATATGTAGGACTGTCTAATTATGGCGTAGAGGAAACAAAGCAGGCAATCAGTATTTTAAAAGAGCTGGGGACTCCATTGCTCATCCACCAGCCTGCTTACTCTATGTTTAATAGATGGGTAGAAGAGGGCCTTACGGATTTGCTTCAAGAAGAAGGCGTCGGATCCATCGCATTTGTTCCATTGGCACAAGGGTTGCTGACCAATAGATACTTAAATGGAATTCCGGAAGATTCGAGAGCTTTGAAGCCAAACAGCTTCTTGAACGAAGGGGATGTATCTGAGGAGGTCCTTAGAAAGGTAAGAGAGTTAAATGAGATTGCCCGGGAACGAGGGCAGTCACTAGCCCAGATGGCACTTGCCTGGGTACTCAGGGAACAGAAAATCACCTCAGCACTCATCGGTGCAAGCAAAGTGATCCAAATTGAAGAAAACGTCGCTGCGCTGAACCGTCTTGATTTTAGTGAGACCGAATTGGAAATGATTGATGAAATTCTAAAATAGCGTATCAAACAAAGCTGTAAAGCCTATTGGTTTTACGGCTTTCTTTTATGTTGGAATGAATTTCTTGGAAATAGGGTAAAGGTAATCTGGTTTTATTTCAGGTTATGTACTCTTCTTTTTTTAACAAAGGGGTCTGCTTTGCTAGTATTAATCAGCACTCCTTGTAGCTTAAAATAAGAATTCCTCAAAGTGCTAACAATATCTATAAGTAAAAATACGTGAGAATTTAGGGGTGAAAAAGTGATCAGTTTTGAAAGTGTGTCAAAGAAATATGATGATGGAACTTTTGCTGTGAAGAATTTTAATTTACATATCAACGAAGGGGAGTTGCTTGTCCTGATTGGTCCAAGCGGCTCCGGCAAAACGACAACTTTAAAAATGATCAATCGGCTGATTCCGCTTACGGAAGGCTACATTAAGATCAAGGATAAGATGATCAGTGACTATGATATTCACGAGTTGCGCTGGGATATTGGATACGTGCTTCAGCAAATCGCCCTTTTTCCTCATATGACGATTGAAGAGAATATTGCTGTTGTCCCGGAAATGAAGAAATGGGAGCAGAAAAAAATCAATCATCGTATCGATGAATTGCTTCATATGGTCGGACTTGAACCGGAAACTTACCGCAAAAGGATGCCCCATGAATTATCGGGAGGCCAGCAGCAGAGGATCGGAGTGGCCAGGGCGCTGGCTGCCAATCCGCCGATTATTTTAATGGATGAACCCTTTAGTGCCCTGGATCCCATCAGCAGGGAAAAGCTTCAGGATGATTTGATTGAATTGCAAAACACTATCAAGAAAACGATTGTATTTGTCACACATGATATGAAGGAAGCAATGAAACTAGGAGACAGGATTTGCCTGATGAGGAATGGGGAAATCGTCCAGACAGGAACCCGGGAAGAGCTGTTGCAACAGCCTGCGAATGAATTCGTGCGTGATTTTGTCGGGAGTAATCATGTTCAGGCGAAGATGGTCGATATCAGTAAAGGCATCAAGCCCGTAATCCCAGACGAACCGTATAATCTTCCTGTGATTGCCTCACGTGTGTCTGTAAATGAAATTCTGGCTTTATTAAGTGATCATGAGCAGATTGCAGTGAAAGAGATGGACGAAATAATTGGCACGATAGACCGGCAGGGAATAATCAGGTTGTTATCTGGTCAGATGGAGGGAATAAAATGAATAGCTGGACTTCCACTTTTACAGATAGAAAAGATGAGCTGTTAAGTGCCCTTCTTGAACATATCCAGATTTCCTTCATTGCACTGTTCTTTGCTGTCTTAATCGCTATTCCTCTCGGGATTTTCCTGACAAGGAGGAGGCAGATATCAGAAGGGATCATCGGAATCACCGCCGTTCTCCAGACCATACCATCACTTGCGTTGCTCGGATTGCTGATCCCGTTATTCGGCATTGGAAAAGTACCGGCCATCATAGCCCTTGTGGCTTATGCGCTGCTGCCGATATTAAGAAATACATATACAGGAATCAATGAGGTAGATTCAACTTTAATCGAGGCCGCCCGTGGCATGGGTATGAACAGCACGCGGCGTTTAATGAAAGTTGAACTTCCTTTGGCGATGCCAGTCATTATGGCTGGAATCAGGACGGCAATGGTCTTGATAGTCGGGACGGCAACGATTGCTGCCCTGATTGGGGCGGGTGGATTGGGGGATCTTATCCTTCTTGGAATCGACCGGAATAATACAGCGTTAATTGTTCTTGGTGCAATCCCAGCTGCCTTGCTGGCCATCTTGTTCGACCTTGTGCTTAGAAGATTCGAAACGGTTTCCTTTAAAAAATCTCTCATTACTATGGGAACGATTTTATTGGCGGTACTTGTCATGATGGCTGTTCCTTTCATAGGAGGGAAAGATGAAGAGGAGCTTGTCATAGCAGGAAAGCTGGGATCCGAGCCGGAAATATTAATCAATATGTACAAGCTTCTGATAGAGGAAGAAACGGATCATTCCGTGGTGCTAAAACCCGGATTGGGAAAAACATCTTTTGTTTTCACAGCATTGAAGAACGGTGATATTGATATATATCCTGAATTCACAGGCACGGCCATCTCTGAATTTTTAAAAGAAACGGCAAGCAGCACAAATAGGGAAGAAGTATACCTGCAGGCAAAAGAAGGAATGAGAAGAGAGTTTGGCATGGAAATGCTTCAGCCAATGGACTATAACAACACATATGCGCTGGCAGTTCCAGAACAGCTTGCTAATGAAAATGCCTTGAAAACCATCTCTGACTTAAAGCCGATAGAATCCTCTCTAAAAGCAGGATTCACCCTGGAGTTTTCAGACCGGGAAGATGGCTACAAAGGAATCCAAAAACTCTATGGCCTGAACCTGCCAAGTTTGATTACCATGGAGCCAAAGCTAAGGTACCGAGCGATCAAGAATGGTGAAATAAACCTTGTCGATGCCTACTCGACAGATAGCGAGCTTCAGAGATATGGCCTGGTCGTGCTCGAAGACGATATGAACTTATTTCCGCCATATCAGGGGGCCCCTCTGTTAAGAGCAGAAACAGCAGAAAAATATCCCGAAATCGCTGATGCCCTCAACAAGCTTGCCGGTAAAATCACGGACGATGAAATGAGGAAAATGAATTACCAGGTGAATGTAGAAGGAAAATCTCCTGAAGAAACAGCCAGGGAGTATTTAAGGAAAGCGGGATTGATTGAATAAGCATGAATATATAATTACAAAAAAGCCCCCTGCCGTTGCAGGGGGCTTCAATATCC comes from Mesobacillus jeotgali and encodes:
- the opuFB gene encoding osmoprotectant update ABC transporter permease/substrate-binding subunit OpuFB (The ABC transporter OpuF is widely distributed in Bacillus species other than B. subtilis. OpuFA is the ATP-binding subunit, while OpuFB is a fusion of permease and substrate-binding subunits.), whose translation is MNSWTSTFTDRKDELLSALLEHIQISFIALFFAVLIAIPLGIFLTRRRQISEGIIGITAVLQTIPSLALLGLLIPLFGIGKVPAIIALVAYALLPILRNTYTGINEVDSTLIEAARGMGMNSTRRLMKVELPLAMPVIMAGIRTAMVLIVGTATIAALIGAGGLGDLILLGIDRNNTALIVLGAIPAALLAILFDLVLRRFETVSFKKSLITMGTILLAVLVMMAVPFIGGKDEEELVIAGKLGSEPEILINMYKLLIEEETDHSVVLKPGLGKTSFVFTALKNGDIDIYPEFTGTAISEFLKETASSTNREEVYLQAKEGMRREFGMEMLQPMDYNNTYALAVPEQLANENALKTISDLKPIESSLKAGFTLEFSDREDGYKGIQKLYGLNLPSLITMEPKLRYRAIKNGEINLVDAYSTDSELQRYGLVVLEDDMNLFPPYQGAPLLRAETAEKYPEIADALNKLAGKITDDEMRKMNYQVNVEGKSPEETAREYLRKAGLIE
- a CDS encoding ABC transporter ATP-binding protein; the protein is MISFESVSKKYDDGTFAVKNFNLHINEGELLVLIGPSGSGKTTTLKMINRLIPLTEGYIKIKDKMISDYDIHELRWDIGYVLQQIALFPHMTIEENIAVVPEMKKWEQKKINHRIDELLHMVGLEPETYRKRMPHELSGGQQQRIGVARALAANPPIILMDEPFSALDPISREKLQDDLIELQNTIKKTIVFVTHDMKEAMKLGDRICLMRNGEIVQTGTREELLQQPANEFVRDFVGSNHVQAKMVDISKGIKPVIPDEPYNLPVIASRVSVNEILALLSDHEQIAVKEMDEIIGTIDRQGIIRLLSGQMEGIK
- the mgrA gene encoding L-glyceraldehyde 3-phosphate reductase; protein product: MAYQPDRNRYETMTYNRCGNSGLKLPAISLGLWHNFGGQDTFENGRALIRRAFDLGITHFDLANNYGPPPGSAEENFGNILRKDFSGYRDEMVISTKAGYGMWAGPYGDWGSRKYLVSSLDQSLKRMGLDYVDIFYHHRPDPETPLAETMMALDHVVRQGKALYVGLSNYGVEETKQAISILKELGTPLLIHQPAYSMFNRWVEEGLTDLLQEEGVGSIAFVPLAQGLLTNRYLNGIPEDSRALKPNSFLNEGDVSEEVLRKVRELNEIARERGQSLAQMALAWVLREQKITSALIGASKVIQIEENVAALNRLDFSETELEMIDEILK